acaagtactgggacttgcatgaatttgaagattgtgtcttggcgtgtgtaaatctttttgttaacgggagggggttcagttactgatgagttagcaaaaagagctttatgctcaggtgtgagaagatgttctgctataagcataagaaaacgaaCGTAATAGCACGAAACCCTACGAttcgtagaatgatcacgtaaagctgtagtgagacgtctcagaagaatgggtaaaagtagtttgccaaaattgatcctttgattgaaaacaaccgcaagaccaatatactgcagagtggaagtgatgttgtgaaagttggatttagtgcagttggcaaacactttggaaagtgtatcgaagaaaatatcccattcagaaatcaaattagatttagacaacttggttaaattaatcacccactgatagtgaatggcatggaaaaagtttgaaatattattttcagagcgtaaattacagaaattgtccattggaaaatttaacgctcgattgatgactgtttcatcaactacatactgtgtgttttccatagtgaatgaaaaagatttagaaacatcggccacagtagaggttgtgcaaatcagtctaagcagatcgacatttaatagcatatttgatttaatagcagtgctaacaatcgaatggtcatttaaaaatctaatccacggcttaaatttttccacatcacacttttctggattaaaataaccaacatgattatgcgagacaatttagaaattgagagccattaaaaatataataaaacacacacttttagaattttaagaataatatgaagaaaattcgaattaaaaaaatttaataattcaaattaaatcaattatatccgaaaaatttagaaagtaatgtatctcgttaatgttcttaactcacaataTTAGATCTGCAAACTAACAAGACACAAAATTAAATAGAAATAcccaaaaacaaacaaaaactgattttgaagggaaaaaatgaagtgaaaataaaaataaaaaaattgacaACACTTCCTCACTGTATGTATACACacaaatatgtatatatataacagttaagcgtgctgagtaaaaactcgagcaagaagacAACAATGGTGATTGttttgatcgaagagagagagagaaacaaGGTTGTTGAATTGGTTTTAGAACTGAATACAAtcacaaaacaaaaaaaaaaataataagtaggacaactggtatgacaatcgaggatattcataccgattgtcttcccgattgtcataccaggaaAACGATTGGaatttaaaaaaaagaaaaatataactggtatgacaatctgatagtcataccgattgtcataccagtataaaatacatgaattaaaccgaataaactagaaagacaatcgatagtcataccgattgtcattctagtacaaaataaaaagaaatatatatgatataaattttattactggcaagactattgatagtcataccgattgtctttcccgtataaaattaaacacatatacactggaatgactttctgcaagacaatttcaattgtcttgccgattgtcattgcagtaataaaccaaatataaacagtatttatatttacacaaaatatttacaaaaaaacaacaaaaaaaacaatatttcagaagtaattatattttattccaaaaatagatttctgttgaattttagcaaataaaattcatagaaaaatatttttagagaaaataaaatattctgagatattaaaattaacaagtagaataaataaagaagataagataataaaacttacatagaaataagcaagaaaaaatgataaatatgataaaataaatttgcaaatgtgaaaaattcatttgtaaattcattcaagaacagatctcagatattaactaatttaatcactaaagctattcaacatacccaatttaccaactaatccggtaaatgtggattcatcaagtggtttagtgaaaatatctgctatttgttcttctgttggaataaaaaataggtcaacagtaccattcatgacgcgctctctaataaaatgatacctgatgtcaatgtgcttggtccttgtatgctgcacagggttgttggtgatggctattgcacttgtattgtcacataaaataggtattttattcaatacagagccatagtcccgtagctgattcctaatccacaagatctgagcacaacagcttccagcaacaatatattcagcctcggccgttgaattggaaactgtttgctgtttcttgctgtaccatgagactagtctgctacctaggaattgacaactccctgaggtgcttttcctatcaacaacacttcctgcgtaatctgaatcagtatatccaacaaggttaaaaccagattctttagggtaccaaatacctagatttggtgttcctttaagatatctcaagattcgtttaacagcaacgagatgaatatctctaggatccgcttggaaccttgcacataagcatataacatacataatatctggtttacttgcagtaagatagagtaacgagccaattatacctctgtagcttgtgaaatctaccttaatggagattatcggcaagacaatctaaaaagacttggaaagactttcggtatgacaatccaattgtcataccagttcaaatatttgtcttgctgatttaattttgaatattaattcaaaatcatttctgaaaattgcataatattaattcagaattaattaaccaattaattcaattaatcaataaattaatctttgcagatatattttattttcttaattaaattatatgacttaattaattaatagagaattaatactaatcttgaacaacaaccactcttctgacaatcttctgaaaatcactgaaactttgaatccatttcaccacttcaatgttgacactcgatgtactgtctggttcatgaatgactaacaactgtgatgtttcttcatgtcttgattttcttcagattaaatccctgtaattaattgataccctgacaagatctctgtcacttgattaaatccacaatcttgatttatatcactgaggcttgatcaatttcttgagtttcttccagtgaattaagtcctcaagtctgtagatgaacaatattacttaatcctttgacatatgttactttgagagatctttctgacgatagaaccactatttacttgttacatccttatttgagttgagttaaatcctcgaataaataaataggctatgacatatgcctttcaatgaTTTTTGCGCTGATCAGCTTAGtatatttgattatttaaatacCCCTGTTTTTCAGGCATTTAAAGGACTAATTTTGTACATTTTTGACAGAAAAAAGGCTGATCTGAATCTTGTGCATCCAAGTGATGCTCAAATATATTCAATCACTCGTAAGTGAGAAGAAGGGCGGGAATAAAAGTCAAATACCGAACAAATGAAGGAGAAACTTGTAAGTATATTTTATTGTATAGAGGTAGTTTATATTAATGGCATATTTAGCTACTACACTAACCAATTTTTGCAGGCAAAAATTCAGAAGTTGATGGAAGAGGGAAAAGAGGCTGAAGCAAATGCAGTTGCTTCTAATGGAAAGGCCCATGCACCTAACTGGCTACTTGGAAGGACGGTAGTAAGTCGGTCTCTACGTCAACTAAGGCCTCAACTACATAGCAAGTGCAAGAGTTATATGAAAAGATAAGCGTCCTTGAGAGCGAATTAGAGGCCAAGTTCAACAGGAAATTGCAGGAGAACATGGCTTGGATGGTGAAAAAATTGGGAGAAGCAAATCCTGGTATGACACTCAATCTCGAAGACGTATGTGCCACGGTTTCTACTGATCAAGAGTAAAATGGTATTCCGGTCACTCAAGGCACTCAAGGTGCAACTTCTTAGTGACTTTGTTCTTTGGTATTTTTGTTCATTTGAAGAAAGATTTGATGTACTTTTggtgttttaaatttataattggGTGTATTTAGTTTGGTACTTTCGTATATTTAGAACTTGTTAGATGCCCGATAGGGCTGTTTATGTTGGATGCCCGATAGGGCTGTTTTTCTTGGATGCCTGATAAGGATGTATTGTTGGATGCCACTTATGGCAGGTATCATGTAAAAACAGACCTGTTATGTCCAAATTTTATGTTTGCAAGTGTTGCATTTTCCAGAATATGATGTTGCATATTGCATTATATTGTGTTGCATTTGATTCTAATACCGTTGCAACTTAaaaaatggtgttgcataatATGGTATATACTGTTGCAATTGAATGAAAATAGTGTTGCATATGCATcaaaatggtgttgcataaaTAATGTGGACCCCATATATGACGTGACAAAAAGGGTCTCGCTGCTGACGTGGCATTGTGGCCCcacatgctgacgtggcatgctgaCGTGGAATGCTGATGTGGCTCTGGGACCCCCTGTTGCTGACGTGGCATCTGATGTGTCAGTTGCCACGTAGGACCAAGTGTACTATCCTGTCAGGTCTAATGCAACACTTTCTGTTGTTGCCAATAGGTGATTTACTGTTGCAAAATCAACCTGATGCAATACTTTCAAGTGTTGCACAAAATGTTGCATTAGGTGTTTACGGCCACTTCCACATTGGCAACCCCTCTTGGTGTTGCCTATTACCTTATGCAATACGGTGTCTACGGTCAGTTCCACATTGGCAACCCCCTTGGTCTTGCCTATtaccttatgcaacaccatttggGCCTTATGCAACTGTATAGTAGGGGTTGTCTATGTGCGCTTATGGCGTAGTGAGTGGAGTATCCGTCCATATACTCCTTTGTCAGTGGAGTATCatctaaaaattttaaaattttaattttaattttttttttaaatattttctaaaaaaagaTAAAAGTGATACTCCACTGGGAAAGGAGTATCAGGACTGATACTCCACTGACAGAGGAGTATTTGCCGTGATACTCTACTGACAAAGGTGTATCACCTGATACTCCATTGAAAGTGGCGTATCATCCTGATACTCTAGTATTAATGGAGTATCTGGTGGGTATTTTGGATACCTTTTTCCAGAATGGGTATTTTGGGCAAAAGAACATCTAAAAAGAGGTATTTTGGTCATTTTTTCTCTTATATACATATTTTTCTAAATATTCACTAacatttaaataatttattaaaaaataaaattctcAAAATACTAAATACAACCGAATGAGGTTGTATCAACAAATGTAACCTATTTCTattgaaatttaattttaaaaagagCGGGATATCTAACCCAACTTTTGGAGCGAAAATTTTTAAAAGTGTGGGAATTTCCCGCAATTTCCAAATTCAAATTTCATCGGAAACTTGTTGTATTTTGGAGTGCCAAATAATTTTTTGGCGTGGCAAGGCTAAATTTAACAACATTCGGTTAAATTTAAGGTTACGACTAAATTCAACCGAAGGTGGTCGCATATAATTGCTAAATATGACTGAATAAATATGACCATATTTATATATGACTGAATTAAGTTAAATTTAGTTTCGTCCTTAAATTTAACCGAACGTGGTCGAATTTAACCCCAGTTATATTTATTTAGTTGTATTTAgccttattttcttgtagtgatataATTAGAGAAAAAATGCAGAAATTTATTTGTTAAGTAAAATTATTCATTCAGATTCAAATTTCTTAGTTATTCATATCATTTAGaaattttaattattcaaataaaatttatCAAACGACCCTTTAAATGAGCATAAAGGATTTTTAATATAGATACACGATGATTCCTTTAGTAATTGTGGTAGTTCAtcataaatttataaattttgatattaaaatacaTTGATGGAGGATTTTTCTTTTGCCAAGAGATACATATTCGTAAGAGTAAAATGTCAAACCTATAAAATGAGACTTCTTTCATTCAAGAAAGTTTATAAATTTAATTGAAAGATGCTAGCTATCTTTTCGAAAATTCAGACAATAAATTTATATGTTTGAAAAGAAAAAACCGAGTACAATAATATATAAGCCATCATAAAATATATTGAAATCTCTTCATTCAACTATACAATCATGGCAGCTCAAATACAGAAACACGAAAAAATATTAAAAGCAATTTAATATACTCATTACTTTTATATTAAGAAATAAAAACTCTAATTAAAGGGAAATCTCTTGTGGTTAGACACTTGTACATTATTTAAAATAACCGCTACTTAAAATATGGGGGCATTTTTCTATTTAAATTACAAATGAGTTGGTTCGTTGAACTCGTAACGGTATTGTCATTTTACGGCGTGACTGTTCTCACCGGAGAAGAGATATATATCGAAAATACAAATTCAATTAAAGCCTGATAATTTAGATGAATGAAATACACAATATTATAACCGGTTAAGTTGCAGACAGCCTGATATATTTATGAAACTTGGTTATTAAAATAAGATGGTACCTGCAAAATATGATTTTGCTGCGTGTAACCCTAGCAGCCTCTCATTCTagtattatataattataaaagcAAGATCGCATACACAAGAAGGTTGTGCACCATCAAGTAGTTGTCACAGTGAATAAAAAATCTTAATACTGGTTAAATATTGACAATTGGTCAATTTAATTTCTTAAACATTACTCCTACATATATTTTTTAATCTAAGAAAGTTTGTGTCGTTCAATTACTTAGCTAATCTGATTGGTGCATACTTCCTGCTCCCTCAGTCTAAATGAATGAATtcttaattatattaattatttttagatttttttacttctaattaaaaattgaatatttaatttttattttaaaaaattgaaaaaataaattataaaattttactaAATTAGAACCTTAAAATATATGTCaaattatttgttttaaatttTAAGATTCTACTGTCCGGACACTAGTAGTAGttaaaatcatttcttttatatactttttTTGGCACCAAGAAGAATAACTTTCATTACTTTCGAATATCGTTTACAAGAAGGGTGAAACTCGGGGTGGACATCTCCCACCCTCCAACTACGCACAGCCATGGAACAATTGTATCTTGCTAGGTAGTGAGCTACTTTGTTCGCTGAACGTTTAACAAACTTAAACTTAACGTTTTTGCTACTTAAACTCACAAGTAATTTATGACACTCGTCTACTACTCTCCCTAAATAAGAAAAGCAGACAAAAGAGCTTCGTATTGCCTGTACTACTTGTAAGCAGTCAGATTCGAGCACTGTATTTGCATACTCTTTCTCCTTCAGCCAACTCAGGGCATCCCTAATGCTTAGAGCTTCTGCCAAATCTGGACTTAAGTTACCTCTGCTGCACTTTGAGCCTGCTTCGACTAGCCTTCCATTGTGATCTCGAACAACAAACGCATGGCTATACATATCAGAATCTTGAAAGGTGGATGCGTCAGTATTGATCTTAACACTATCAAACGGTGGTGGGTTCTAGTGTTCGTCCCTGTCCTCCTGAGTAATGTAACCCATAAAACGGTCGAAAATTTTGTCTTGAACACTTCTCCATTGGTTAAGAACTGAGATTGCTAACTCAATCACCTCTGCTGAATCTGCACTATGTTGGTTCCACACTAAGTCGTTTCTGTTTTTCCACAACATCCAGCTTATCATTACAATGATGTGAATTTTTTCTGTATTCTGCTGATCAAACACCAGCTGTAACCATTATGGGAACGAGGTAAAGTCTCCGTTCAACAGGGAGATATTCAGGCGTGACCAGGTAGATACTGCAAACGGACACAGAACTAAAGAATGCATAATAGTTTCATTATATTCATTACAGGTCGGGCATACTGCTGTGATCTGCACTTGTCTCTGTCTTAGTAAGTCTTTTGTTGGTAAACAGTTCGATGATGCTCTCCACAAGAATTTTTTGACTTTAGGTGGAATTTTCAAATTCCACATTTTCCTCCAAAAGCCTGAGTTAGCTTCCTCCATTCGACCAGATTTGCACTCCTGAATCGCCAAGTACGCACTCTTAACCGTATAATTTCCGAGTTTCTCTCTACGCCAGTACCAAGTATCTTCTACATCATTGTTGAGAGGAATAGTTAAGATTATGCTGGCATCTCTACTTTCAAAAACATCCGTTACCACCTCCATATCCCAACAGTTAGAATCAATCTCTAGAAGAGAAGAGACCTTCTGATCTTGAATAGATTCATTTCTAGTATGGACATAAGGATCATCTACTACTGGGAGCCAAGGATCTTCTGTGATGTTGATTGTCTGCCCGTTACCAACTCGACAACCCACACCTTGTTTCAAAACTGACTGGGATTCCAACACACTCCGCCAAATGTAACTGGGATTGCTCCCTATTTTAGCATTCAAGAAAGATCCATCAG
This genomic interval from Apium graveolens cultivar Ventura chromosome 8, ASM990537v1, whole genome shotgun sequence contains the following:
- the LOC141679208 gene encoding uncharacterized protein LOC141679208, which encodes MYSHAFVVRDHNGRLVEAGSKCSRGNLSPDLAEALSIRDALSWLKEKEYANTVLESDCLQVVQAIRSSFVCFSYLGRVVDECHKLLVSLSSKNVKFKFVKRSANKVAHYLARYNCSMAVRSWRVGDVHPEFHPSCKRYSKVMKVILLGAKKSI